The Methyloferula stellata AR4 genome includes a window with the following:
- the gspD gene encoding type II secretion system secretin GspD has translation MNFDNMDVQTVAKTVVSDTLGLNVIVDPRVQGNVTIISSTPVPRKDLLATFENAIRMYNAAVVREGNLVRIVPLPEAAGSGKGSFAGGKVGFGVIVIPLRYTSAASVAKTAENFLSRPGAIRADAARNVVMVQGTAAERQNAMEMIQSFDVEWMRNQSVGIYPLKSTSPDTMVRELGRVFETAKDGQGEGLISFQPISRMNAVMAVAHNRKFLDQATQWIRRLDQSDSSGTTVRVYRLDHGSAFKIARILNDMFVGKSGGSASESSGSQVAPGTNGALSKLDAVGPSASSGGSNNSGNAAGSANGMANSSGSAKNAASFDDFADGLSEKDKKGANGDLTGDAAGGSGPPKGVFQSVHITPDTSNNSIVVYSNQEDYKVIERSIRELDRPQLQVEIEATIAEVTLTDALQYGVQYYLGSSQVGAGTNNGSISLSTSTATALLSQKLPGLNVLLGQQASPSVVLSALSSLTSVKVLSAPTLVVADNLPAYLQVGDSVPISTGSATVLSSTNTIVNTVTMQDTGIILKVWPHIHGNGQVDLEIQQEVSNVVGGTSAITTNLNPTISERRVHSTVSVISGQTVLLGGLISEEDDKTQTGIPILRQIQGLGDLFGTTNGNKTRTEIIIFVKPSVIQNANDAQNVAEAFRAGMSTMRSNTSVISGRDVPEPRGAPLVIK, from the coding sequence TTTCGATAATATGGATGTCCAAACAGTCGCGAAAACCGTCGTCAGCGACACCCTCGGTCTTAACGTTATCGTTGATCCCCGCGTCCAGGGAAATGTGACGATTATCTCCTCAACGCCTGTCCCGCGAAAGGATCTGTTGGCGACATTTGAAAACGCGATACGAATGTACAATGCGGCGGTTGTTCGGGAGGGTAATCTCGTTAGGATTGTGCCCCTTCCGGAAGCAGCCGGAAGCGGCAAAGGGTCATTTGCCGGTGGCAAGGTGGGATTTGGCGTTATTGTGATTCCACTTCGATACACATCAGCCGCTTCGGTCGCCAAGACCGCGGAGAATTTCCTCTCTCGGCCTGGCGCGATACGCGCTGATGCGGCTCGAAACGTTGTCATGGTGCAAGGGACGGCCGCGGAACGTCAAAACGCCATGGAGATGATCCAGAGCTTCGACGTTGAGTGGATGCGCAATCAGTCGGTTGGGATCTATCCTCTTAAGTCCACCTCGCCGGACACGATGGTGCGCGAACTCGGGCGCGTCTTTGAAACAGCCAAGGATGGGCAAGGCGAGGGTTTGATCAGTTTTCAACCGATCAGCCGCATGAATGCCGTGATGGCGGTCGCTCATAATCGCAAATTTCTGGATCAGGCCACGCAATGGATCAGACGTCTGGATCAGTCGGATTCGAGTGGGACGACGGTACGTGTCTATCGTCTTGATCATGGTAGCGCGTTCAAGATCGCGCGGATCTTGAACGACATGTTTGTCGGCAAGAGCGGCGGGTCGGCTTCCGAGTCCTCCGGAAGCCAAGTCGCGCCTGGAACGAACGGCGCACTCTCTAAGCTCGATGCCGTTGGGCCAAGCGCGTCGAGCGGTGGATCAAATAATTCCGGTAATGCAGCTGGCAGTGCCAATGGAATGGCCAATAGCTCAGGCAGTGCCAAGAACGCCGCGTCTTTCGACGATTTCGCGGACGGTTTGTCCGAAAAGGACAAGAAAGGCGCGAACGGCGATCTGACCGGCGACGCGGCGGGCGGCAGCGGCCCGCCGAAGGGTGTTTTCCAGAGTGTTCATATCACACCCGATACGAGTAATAATTCGATTGTGGTCTATTCGAACCAAGAGGACTACAAAGTCATCGAGCGGTCAATCCGCGAGCTCGACCGACCGCAATTGCAGGTCGAGATCGAGGCGACGATTGCCGAGGTCACCCTCACAGACGCGCTACAATATGGCGTTCAATATTATCTCGGCAGTTCGCAGGTCGGTGCCGGTACCAACAATGGATCGATTTCGCTTTCCACCTCGACCGCGACCGCGCTTTTGTCGCAAAAATTGCCCGGGCTCAATGTGCTTTTGGGCCAGCAGGCTTCACCTAGTGTCGTTCTCAGTGCTCTATCGTCTTTGACCAGCGTGAAGGTCCTTTCGGCGCCAACGCTTGTCGTCGCCGACAATCTGCCAGCTTATCTGCAAGTCGGTGACTCAGTTCCCATTTCCACTGGTTCTGCCACCGTGCTGTCGTCGACCAATACCATCGTCAATACGGTCACGATGCAGGACACTGGCATTATTTTGAAGGTTTGGCCTCACATTCATGGCAACGGGCAGGTCGATCTTGAGATCCAGCAGGAAGTCTCCAATGTCGTCGGCGGCACATCGGCCATAACAACCAATCTGAACCCGACGATTTCGGAGCGGCGTGTTCATTCCACGGTTTCTGTCATAAGCGGTCAGACAGTTCTCCTTGGCGGCCTCATCAGCGAGGAAGATGACAAGACGCAGACCGGCATTCCAATTCTGCGCCAGATTCAAGGTCTCGGCGATCTCTTCGGCACCACCAACGGCAACAAGACTCGGACGGAAATCATCATCTTCGTCAAACCGAGCGTCATCCAAAACGCGAACGATGCTCAAAACGTGGCCGAGGCCTTCCGGGCCGGGATGAGCACGATGCGCAGTAATACATCGGTCATCAGCGGCAGGGATGTGCCAGAGCCGAGAGGAGCGCCGCTTGTTATCAAGTGA
- the gspG gene encoding type II secretion system major pseudopilin GspG, which produces MIVNRPQNKLSRHRIFGAASPGYTLIEMLVVLTIISLILGLVGPRVLAYLGESRVKTAKLQIASFSSALDLFYVDAGRYPSESEGLTALAERPTGIEIWNGPYVKGGRVPTDPWGHAYQYHLEADHTPPYEITSLGPDGHGGGMQTAADASHAQR; this is translated from the coding sequence ATGATCGTCAACAGGCCACAAAATAAATTGAGCCGTCACCGCATCTTCGGCGCCGCGAGCCCTGGCTACACGCTGATCGAAATGCTCGTCGTTTTGACGATCATCAGCCTGATCCTTGGCCTCGTCGGACCACGCGTGCTTGCATATCTCGGGGAATCGCGTGTTAAGACCGCGAAATTGCAGATTGCAAGTTTCAGTTCGGCGCTCGACCTCTTTTACGTCGATGCCGGGCGCTACCCGTCAGAGTCGGAAGGGCTGACCGCGCTCGCCGAGCGTCCCACCGGTATCGAGATCTGGAACGGGCCTTATGTCAAAGGCGGCCGCGTCCCCACTGACCCTTGGGGACACGCCTATCAATATCATTTGGAGGCCGACCATACGCCGCCCTATGAGATCACATCGCTTGGTCCCGATGGCCATGGCGGTGGCATGCAGACCGCGGCAGACGCGTCTCATGCGCAGCGCTGA